gctatggcagcataagtaggagggagaggcaggtgggaatgcaggcatggggagtccctgaaatgtcagcactccaatcccacaagcaattgtgaagctagagtgacagcactgtcaattcagtttatccaaagccaatggcaccgatccccacccagctctacacctcacactataggtttaactgggagtgagaagctagctagagctagaactagtgtccctataagctaaactaaataggtgtgtttttagtctagacttgaatattgaaagtgagcctgaaacccgcacatccggtggaagaccgttccacagctgaggagctctataggagaaagctctgcagcctgccgtagatctttctaccctaggtactaacagatatcccgcaccttgagatcgaagcaagcgtgggggattgtatgtggtcagcagattattaaggtagtctggtgcaaggccattcagtgctttataggttaacagcagtattttatagtcaatccgagacttaactggtaaccaatgaagggaggataagactggtgtgatgtgatcaaattttttagtgtttgtgagaactctggctgccgcattttgtaccagctgaagtttatttaaggaaccagacgggcaaccagaaaggagggcattacagtagtctagtctggtagttacgaaggcatgtattaatttttctgcatcacgaagtgagagcatcttacgaagcttggctatgtttcgtagatgataaaacgcagttctagtaatacttcttatgtgagcatcaaaacactgtgataggttgtgtaggaaggccactaatgctgaggtggtgaaacttatttcttgcagccttgggaccaatcaccagtacttctgttttttctgtgtttaacattagaaaattttttgccatccagcaccgaatatctaacagacaatcttctaaccgagataggagtgatgtatcatcagggttaacagatatatataactgtgtatcatctgcataacaatgaaacccaacaccatgttttctaataatgttaccaagcggtagcatgtatagtgtaaacagtagtgggcccagtactgatccctgtgggacaccgtatgtgactttggtggccttggatgattcgttgttcacatgtgcatactgatagcgatcagttaaatatgagcggaaccaagagagtgctgtccctgtaatgccaactacaccttctaaccggtccaagaggatattatggtccacagtatcaaatgctgcagttaaatccagtaataccaacagcgatatcaagccacggtcagaagccataagtaaatcattcattactttgactagagcagtttctgtgctatgctttggtctaaagccagactgatataattcattattattatttttttgtaggaaagtagacaactgacgaactacaaccttttccatgatctttgaaatgaaaggaagatttgagattggtctatagtttcctaaaacactagggtcaagatttggtttctttagaacgggtctaataacagccaatttaaaaggtttaggaacatatccaagcttaagagaagagtttaacacatttaacagggtattgctaatctgtggtgcgatttccttgaaaaattttgtaggaattgggtctatgaggcttgtagaggatttacaggaggataTTAAGCCtaggagttctgggtgttttataggaatgaaagattcaaaagtctcattattgataggcataagactagcaggagtctggcagtcataggtagctaaggatgtgcactggatggtctgtctaatcttagttattttaccattaaagaatgtaataaagtcattactcttaagagattgtgggacttgcgagtttaatggagaattctgtgttaacctagccacggattcaaataggaattttgaattgtttttgttcccgtctataaccatctggacctggagctTTATTATTTGGTAGAAATTGTATGGCTTCATTGAATTCAGATATTGATAGAGTAGCGTCTAGAACCCTGatttgttcatcatttagtTTTGGCAGATTTATATTGCTAAGAAAATTGTTGATGTCATTATCAGATGGATTATTCTGTGATGAgtataaagctttataaaattctttaaatgatttattaatttgtttgggATCATGAGTTACATTCCCGGTCGAGTCTTTAATAGAAgagattgttgttttttctttattgagtttgaactgattagcaagGAATTTCCCAGATTTATTGCCTTGTTCAAAGTTTTCCAAATGCAATCTGTTTACCAGAAATTGTGTcttcttattatttaaatcattaaattctAATTTTAGTTTTCTCAGGTTGGTAAGTATATGCTCCTGCGGCGAGGAAGAATATGCTGTTTCTAGCGATTTAATCTTCTGTTCTAATTCTGCTAcatatgttttttctttattttttctatgtgtacagtaagatattatttttcctctcattactgcctttcctgcttcccagagaatacATGGTGAGACTTCTGGTAGGTCATTGTTATCCAAATATGTTGCCCACTCatttttgaaataattaataaaatcttgTTCTTTAAGTAAGGATGTGTTGAATCTCCAGTTCCTACTTGGTGGTGTGACTCTTTCCTTTGCTAGCAAGAGAGACACCGGTGCGTGATCACTGATAACGATGGAGTGTATCTGGTTTTCTGTGATGTTCCTCATCATTGAGCTGCTAATTAGGAAGTGATCTAAGCGAGAGTGTGAGTAGTGTACTGGTGAGAAGAAGGTGTAAGCCCTGGAAGTGGGATGATGtgtgttatggaaatttggaggtaggaagtaacagatgagtccaatggtttagcttggtttcatttattgagatatctttctatgcgagctcggggagactctccacagacagttctgagaagttctccaaatagcagacgcagttgctttcattttatactgacagacaaatgacctttctctgcaaccacaaccggaagacccatgtctgcttttgcacattctatgctcaggacaagcttttcgtctagcacaagcatcttatatttaccatatatagaataaaaattcatctcttgtctagcttaacatgggtaaggtctaaaacccctccccagtctcttgcatctgtttcttctatcatagcaaccttattttgcagcctaacttccttagtaaccatcagacatcatgcttggtggtaattttccactacattCCCCCCTTTGATACAAAATCATTCTTGTATCACACACTGACGTCATCCTCGTCCGAGGAGTAAGGGTTCCCAGGAGCAGTCCATTCCAGCTGGGCATGAGAGGCAGCAGAACGTGCTGTCTGCTGCTTCTTCCTCTGTGGTGGAACATCCTGCATAAGCCGTACCATCTGATGATGTGACGCCCGTTGATGAAATTGAGCCATAGTAGAACAACATGGTATACAGCATGGAACAAataagcacacacagacaagcaatAAAACAATAGGGAGAGCAGAGAGGATAATCAAGGTCCACTTCCCAAACCATGCCTGGAACACATTCAGGGGCCATGGCCATATGCCATTATCATGAGACTCCTGACTGTACAGCGCATGGGCGACCTCATGCATTTTGGCGATGGCCTGTGACAAATTTCCGTTGTCCTCGTCATTTGGGGGAATGTACATGCAGCAATGGTCCCCAACCATAGCGCAAACTCCTCCTTCCTTGGCTAGCAGTATGTCTAGGGCTAATCTATTTTGGGTGGTCATTAGTGAGGAATCAAGGTGCATACCAAACAATGGCCAGAAATGTTTTGTTGCATCACCGAGAAATTAGCAAATTGCCAATACGAATTCAGTTGAGGCATATGATACGTTTTTGTTCCTACACCCTTTTTATCATCTCTGCTTTCCGTTAGATTCACATGATTATACATATACCCTACATAAgcaatgatagaacacaaaattacAAAACCAATAATAATGCTTATAGCTGGGGCCCAATACCCCAATCTACGTCTCCAAATCATAGTCTTTCAGGAGGACTAAAGATCTCTTGCAGTGCGACTGATGGACCCAGGAGGAGATACCGTCGACCTTCACGGCGTTAGGTGTAGAGAGAAGGACTTGGTATGGTCCCCGCCACCTCGGTTGATGCCAATGCTTCCGGCGCAGGTCCTTGATCAGGATCCACTCTCCTGGTCCTATGGTCTCTGGCTGATTTGGCTCCGGTCCGACCTGAGCAGCCCTGATCTGGCTATGGATCCTCTTCAAGGAAATCTGTAAACTAGACACATAGGGTAGTAAATCGCCATCAACAGTTTCTAACGTGAGCGTGCCTCCCGGGTATGGGAGCGGCATTGGTCTCCCGGTGAGCACCTCAAATGGGGCTAACCCCGTTCCACTATGTGTTCTTCCCCTCATGGCCGTGAGAACAAGAGGTAAAGCAGTCACCCAGTCAAGTCCAGTTTCAGCACACAGTTTTGCCAATTTTACTTTAATTGTCTGGTTTGCTCTTTCCACTATTCCACCACTCTGCGGGTGGTAAGCACAGTAGTGCTTTAGATCAATCCCCAGCCACTGACCTAGGTGACGAATGACTTGATTTGCAAAATGGGAGCCATTATCCGTAGTTAATTTTCCTGGTACTCCCCACCTAGGTAGTATCTCCCGAAGGAGGTTCTTTGCAACTGACAGGGCATCTGCTCTGCGACATGGAAAAACTTCCGGCCACCTGGAGAATAGATCTATGATCACTAGACAGTACTTGTATCCCCTACATGGGGTGAGCTCAATGAAGTCCATTTGTAAATGCCGAAACGGACCTTCTGAAGGTTTCGTTACTGATTGTGTAACAGATACTGGCCTTCCAACATTGTGTTGGGCACACAGGCAGCATCTCTTTACGAATTCTTGGGCATAGGCGGAAAAACCTGGTGCAGCCCACCTTTTGGCCAGCATTTCTACCATGGCCGTTTTTGAAGCATGGTCTAATCCATGTGTCATTCGGGCTAGGCCCGGATATGCCGATTTTGGAATGAATGGTAACTGCgtctccctctgtctccatAGCCCATCTGGCCCTTTCACACCATCTTTCTTCCACTTACCCAGTTCCCCCTCTGTCACACCCGACTGGACATCAAGGAGGGTGTGAGTGTCATGTAATACCCGTGAAGGCATGAGCGCCACTGGGGCATCAGTGTGTAGGGCTGCCCTCTTAGCCCACCAATCGGCCCAGGAGTTACCAATGCTGACCGGGTCAGAGCACCCCGTGTGAGCCTTACACTTAACCACAGCAATGGAGTGAGGCAGTTGGATGGCAGAAAGGAGGTCTCGGACTAACTCATGGTGCTGTATTGGTTTACCTGTGCTGGTGAGGAAGCCCCTCTGTTTCCAGAGGGCTCCATGGTTATGGCATACCCCGAACGCATACCTGGAATCTGTGAATATCGTGACATCCTCACCTGCGAACTGGCGGCAGGCCTGGGCTAGGGCGAacagctctgcagcctgtgctgaCCAGGTGGACGGTAACTTACCTCCAGACAGCAATTGGCCCTCTGACGCAACCACAGCGTAAGAGGTAGATGGGCTCCCATCAGGGAGCCTAAGGGAGCACCCATCCACAAAAATGAACCCAGAATTTGGCAATGGGTCTTCACCCAGGTCTGATCTAGGCTTAGCGAGGGATTGAGCAACCTCAACACAGTCATGAGGGGAACCTTCCATTTCAGTGGGAAGAAGTGTGGCCGGGTTTATTGTGGAACACCTTTGGAGGGTCACATTGGAGAGAGTAAGCAGGATGTTTTGGTAGTGAATCAGACGTGCAGTGGTAAGGTGAGATGTTTTAGCCTGCGTTATCAGGGCATGCACAGCATGCGAGGTGTGCACCACAAGGGGATGCATTTGGACTAAATCTGCAGACATGAGGACTGCCTCCGCAGTGGCTGCCACAGCTCTGAGGcaggctggcagagagctggccaCCGTGTCCAGACGTTTAGAATAATACACAATGGGGCGCAACCTGTCACCATGAATCTGGCCAAGGACGGCGGTCATGAAACCATGCCATTCATCCACATACAATTGAAATGGCTTGGAAAAATTTGGTACTCCTAAAGCGGGCGCATCGCATAGCGCTTGTTTAAGGTCAGAGAACGCCGTCTCAGCCTTAGTCGTCCAGTCCAGTCTGTCATTAGGTCTAAGTCCTTGTCCCCCATGCATAAGGTCTAGTAAAGGTTGGGATCTTTCAGCAAAATCCTGGATCCAGGGACGGCAGTAGCCGACCATTCCCATCCATTTCATCAATTGCCTTTTAGTATCTGGGATGGGGGCCTTGCGAATCCCTTCCACCCGTTTTAGACCTAGGCGTCTGCCTAGGTGATTGAGGACATGTCCGAGATATTGAACCTCTTGTTTGACTAACTGCAGTTTTGCCTTTGAGGCTTTATGGCCATTTTGGGCTAGAAACAGCAACAGCGCTTTGGTATCTTGCTCACAACTCTGCCTAGTGGTGGAACACAACAGCAGGTCATCTACATATTGAATTAGGGTGCCCCCGCCCGGGGGCTTGAACCCCTCTAAGTTCTTTCCTAATTCTTGAGCATAAACGCTAGGTGACTCAGTGTACccctggggcatcactgtccaCGTATAACGCTTGCCTCTAAAGGTGTGCGCAAACCAGTACTGTGAGTCTGGGTGAACAGGGAtagagaaaaatgcatttgctagatcaataacagaaaaccactgAGCCTGAGGTGGTATGGATGATAGGATAGTTACTGGATTAGGAACAATAGGTGCACGGGGATGTATGGCGTCATTCACCCCCCCTCAGGTCCTGTACAAACCGCCAGGATCCATCTGCCTTCCTCACAGGCAGGATCGGAGAATTAACGGGGGAGTAGGGAATTTCCTTCAGAGCCCCCTTTTGTACCAGTTCTTGGTGCACCATGGTGATACCCTTCTCTGCCTCAGGTGAGAGTGGGTACTGAGCTTTTA
The Paramormyrops kingsleyae isolate MSU_618 chromosome 13, PKINGS_0.4, whole genome shotgun sequence DNA segment above includes these coding regions:
- the LOC140578140 gene encoding protein NYNRIN-like; translated protein: MPQGYTESPSVYAQELGKNLEGFKPPGGGTLIQYVDDLLLCSTTRQSCEQDTKALLLFLAQNGHKASKAKLQLVKQEVQYLGHVLNHLGRRLGLKRVEGIRKAPIPDTKRQLMKWMGMVGYCRPWIQDFAERSQPLLDLMHGGQGLRPNDRLDWTTKAETAFSDLKQALCDAPALGVPNFSKPFQLYVDEWHGFMTAVLGQIHGDRLRPIVYYSKRLDTVASSLPACLRAVAATAEAVLMSADLVQMHPLVVHTSHAVHALITQAKTSHLTTARLIHYQNILLTLSNVTLQRCSTINPATLLPTEMEGSPHDCVEVAQSLAKPRSDLGEDPLPNSGFIFVDGCSLRLPDGSPSTSYAVVASEGQLLSGGKLPSTWSAQAAELFALAQACRQFAGEDVTIFTDSRYAFGVCHNHGALWKQRGFLTSTGKPIQHHELVRDLLSAIQLPHSIAVVKCKAHTGCSDPVSIGNSWADWWAKRAALHTDAPVALMPSRVLHDTHTLLDVQSGVTEGELGKWKKDGVKGPDGLWRQRETQLPFIPKSAYPGLARMTHGLDHASKTAMVEMLAKRWAAPGFSAYAQEFVKRCCLCAQHNVGRPVSVTQSVTKPSEGPFRHLQMDFIELTPCRGYKYCLVIIDLFSRWPEVFPCRRADALSVAKNLLREILPRWGVPGKLTTDNGSHFANQVIRHLGQWLGIDLKHYCAYHPQSGGIVERANQTIKVKLAKLCAETGLDWVTALPLVLTAMRGRTHSGTGLAPFEVLTGRPMPLPYPGGTLTLETVDGDLLPYVSSLQISLKRIHSQIRAAQVGPEPNQPETIGPGEWILIKDLRRKHWHQPRGRSSRQHVLLPLMPSWNGLLLGTLTPRTRMTSVCDTRMILYQRGECSGKLPPSMMSDGY